One Danio aesculapii chromosome 11, fDanAes4.1, whole genome shotgun sequence genomic region harbors:
- the adgrl4 gene encoding adhesion G protein-coupled receptor L4 — MEFFHSSPMKLLLFAAWFSSVLDPCRFVDSCPSCHSDAYCDVLTKTCYCKHGYTGNGVNDCRDDNECENVTGICGSHANCTNYAGGYYCTCLSGFISSGKMEKFQTNDGTYCKDINECEEDRKCGPNSKCYNNIGSFICTCLRGYTSPAGPWFMPNHGTDCTENSKIHCHQDHKCTKETVDSTLERMTNLSIPERLKEIRYQTSAALSPVLLMSYIEAMVSNKLKPGDESKHLEEHVNETITNLVFSVNNLVKKDEKVEWDKINEDLRKYYVTKLLHTAEKETLALSAGYTHTTQMQVHAGDLEMKLYTYEPHQAQKHPLSASIQGNSISLSTKKAKQTNNNGSTSVVFLIYHSIGDLLKPADDPGVADYSRYAAAGEITVNSPVIAAAISNQKTLTLNDVTFTLKHTQEIDPVRDETKCAFWEYSPSMMGHWSLDGCIRTRVNTTHTSCSCNHLTHFAILMSSAHSNLLAHYNVLTRITQLGMVISLICLSMCIFTFWFFRDIQNTRTTIHKNLCCSLFMAQFIFLIGINKSAHKWFCSLIAGLLHYFFLAAFAWMCIEGIHLYLIVVGVMYNKGFLHRNFYAFGYGSPAVVVAISATLGYKYYGTSSVCWLSTENNFIWSFIGPAILIILVNLLAFAVIIYKVYRHTAVKKPEISHYENIRSCARGAIALLFVLGVTWAFGVMYILYETTLTAYLFTFANVFQGMFIFIFLCVLSRRIQEEYYRLFKNIPCCFECLR; from the exons ATGACAATGAATGTGAGAATGTAACTGGAATATGTGGCTCACATGCCAACTGCACCAACTATGCTGGCGGTTACTACTGTACCTGCTTATCTGGATTCATTTCAAGTGGGAAAATGGAGAAATTTCAGACTAATGATGGGACCTACTGCAAAG ATATAAATGAGTGTGAGGAGGACAGAAAATGTGGACCCAATTCGAAATGCTACAACAATATTGGCTCATTCATCTGCACATGTTTGAGAGGTTATACATCGCCAGCAGGGCCCTGGTTCATGCCTAACCATGGGACAGACTGCACAG AAAACTCAAAGATACACTGCCATCAGGACCACAAATGTACTAAAGAGACAGTTGACAGCACACTGGAAAGA ATGACCAATCTGTCCATTCCAGAACGTCTGAAAGAGATAAGATATCAAACATCCGCTGCACTTTCTCCAGTTCTTCTCATGTCATACATTGAGGCCATGGTCAGCAATAAATTAAAGCCTGGAGATGAGTCTAAACATTTAGAGGAACATGTCAATGAAACCATCACG AATTTGGTTTTTAGTGTAAATAACTTGGTCAAGAAGGATGAAAAGGTGGAATGGGACAAGATAAATGAAGATTTGAGGAAGTATTATGTCACCAAACTTCTTCACACAGCAGAAAAGGAAACACTGGCCCTGTCTGCTGGTTACACACATACTACTCAGATGCAGGTGCATGCCGGTGATTTAG AAATGAAATTATACACGTATGAACCCCACCAAGCACAGAAGCATCCGCTGTCAGCCAGCATCCAAGGAAATTCCATTTCATTAAGCACcaagaaagcaaaacaaacaaacaataatg GCAGCACATCCGTTGTATTCCTCATCTATCACAGCATTGGGGATCTTTTAAAGCCTGCCGATGACCCTGGAGTGGCCGATTACTCTCGCTATGCAGCAGCAGGTGAAATTACAGTTAATTCACCTGTAATAGCAGCAGCCATCAGTAACCAGAAGACACTTACACTGAACGATGTGACCttcactctcaaacacacacag gAGATAGATCCAGTCCGTGATGAGACTAAGTGTGCATTCTGGGAATATTCACCAAGCATGATGGGACACTGGAGTTTAGATGGCTGTATACGCACTCGTGTGAACACCACACACACTTCATGTTCTTGTAATCACCTGACACACTTCGCTATTCTCATGTCCTCGGCTCACTCTAAT CTGCTTGCACACTATAACGTTCTGACGAGAATAACACAGCTGGGAATGGTGATCTCTCTCATCTGCCTGTCCATGTGTATTTTTACCTTCTGGTTCTTCCGAGACATCCAGAACACCAGAACCACAATCCACAAGAACCTGTGCTGCAGTCTTTTCATGGCCCAGTTCATCTTTCTCATTGGGATTAACAAAAGTGCACACAAG TGGTTCTGTTCTCTAATCGCTGGCCTGCTGCACTACTTCTTCTTGGCTGCATTTGCTTGGATGTGCATAGAAGGGATCCATTTATATCTCATTGTTGTTGGCGTCATGTATAACAAAGGTTTCCTTCACCGAAACTTCTACGCATTTGGTTATGGGAGCCCTGCTGTGGTTGTCGCAATATCTGCAACTCTTGGATATAAATATTATGGGACCAGTTCTGT GTGTTGGCTAAGCACTGAAAATAACTTCATCTGGAGTTTCATAGGCCCAGCCATTCTGATCATTCTG GTTAATCTGCTGGCATTTGCTGTGATCATCTATAAGGTTTATCGTCACACTGCTGTAAAGAAGCCTGAAATCAGTCACTATGAAAATATCAG ATCTTGTGCAAGAGGAGCCATTGCTCTCCTGTTTGTTCTGGGAGTTACCTGGGCATTTGGTGTGATGTACATCTTATATGAGACCACCCTCACTGCGTATCTCTTCACCTTCGCCAATGTATTCCAAGGGATGTTCATTTTCATATTCCTTTGCGTTCTATCCAGAAGG ATTCAAGAGGAGTACTACAGATTATTCAAGAACATTCCATGTTGCTTTGAGTGTCTGCGATGA